The Budorcas taxicolor isolate Tak-1 chromosome 20, Takin1.1, whole genome shotgun sequence genome window below encodes:
- the HMGCS1 gene encoding hydroxymethylglutaryl-CoA synthase, cytoplasmic, whose translation MPGSLPLNAEACWPKDVGIVALEIYFPSQYVDQAELEKYDGVDAGKYTIGLGQAKMGFCTDREDINSLCMTVVQNLMERNSLSYDCIGRLEVGTETIIDKSKSVKTNLMQLFEESGNTDIEGIDTTNACYGGTAAVFNAVNWIESSSWDGRYALVVAGDIAVYATGNARPTGGVGAVAMLIGPNAPLIFERGLRGTHMQHAYDFYKPDMLSEYPIVDGKLSIQCYLSALDHCYSVYRKKIHARWQKEGNDRDFTLNDFGFMIFHSPYCKLVQKSLARMLLNDFLNDQNRDKNSIYSGLEAFGDVKLEDTYFDRDVEKAFMKASSELFNQKTKASLLVSNQNGNMYTSSVYGSLASVLAQYSPQQLAGKRIGVFSYGSGLAATLYSLKVTQDATPGSALDKIVSSICDLKSRLDSRTCVAPDIFAENMKLREDTHHLANYIPQSSIDSLFEGTWYLVRVDEKHRRTYARRPSLNDDTLDEGVGLVPSSTTAEHIPSPAKKVPRLPATAAEPEAAVISNGEH comes from the exons ATGCCTGGGTCACTTCCTTTGAATGCAGAAGCCTGCTGGCCCAAAGATGTGGGAATTGTTGCCCTTGAGATCTATTTTCCTTCTCAATATGTTGATCAGGCAGAGTTGGAAAAATACGATGGTGTAGACGCTGGAAAGTATACTATTGGCTTGGGCCAGGCCAAGATGGGCTTCTGCACAGATAGAGAAGATATCAACTCTCTGTGCATGACTGTGGTCCAGAACCTTATGGAGAGAAATAGCCTTTCTTATGACTGCATTGGGCGGCTAGAAGTTGGAACGGAGACAATCATCGACAAATCAAAGTCAGTGAAGACAAATTTGATGCAGCTCTTTGAGGAGTCTGGGAATACGGATATAGAAGGAATAGACACAACTAATGCGTGCTATGGAGGCACAGCCGCTGTCTTCAATGCTGTTAACTGGATCGAGTCCAGCTCTTGGGATG GACGGTATGCCCTGGTAGTTGCAGGGGATATTGCTGTATATGCCACAGGAAATGCCAGACCTACAGGTGGAGTTGGAGCCGTTGCTATGCTAATTGGGCCTAATGCACCTTTAATTTTTGAACGAG GACTTCGTGGGACTCATATGCAACATGCCTATGACTTTTACAAGCCTGATATGCTTTCTGAATATCCTATAGTAGATGGAAAACTGTCCATACAGTGCTACCTCAGTGCATTAGACCACTGCTATTCTGTCTACCGCAAGAAGATCCATGCCCGGTGGCAGAAAG aggGAAATGATAGAGATTTCACCTTGAATGATTTTGGTTTCATGATATTCCACTCACCCTATTGTAAACTGGTTCAGAAATCTCTAGCTCGGATGTTGCTGAATGACTTCCTTAATGACCAGAACAGAGATAAAAATAGTATCTACAGTGGCCTAGAAGCCTTTGG gGATGTTAAATTAGAAGATACCTACTTTGACAGAGATGTGGAAAAGGCATTTATGAAAGCTAGTTCAGAACTCTTCAATCAGAAAACAAAGGCATCTTTGCTTGTGtcaaatcaaaatggaaatatgTACACATCTTCAGTGTATGGCTCCCTGGCTTCTGTTCTCGCACA GTACTCACCTCAGCAGCTGGCAGGAAAGAGGATCGGCGTGTTTTCTTATGGTTCTGGTTTGGCTGCCACTCTGTACTCCCTCAAAGTTACACAAGATGCCACACCAG GGTCCGCTCTTGATAAAATAGTATCAAGCATATGTGATCTTAAGTCAAGGCTTGACTCGAGAACTTGTGTGGCACCAGATATTTTTGCTGAAAACATGAAGCTCCGAGAGGATACTCATCACTTGG CCAACTACATTCCCCAGAGTTCCATAGATTCCCTCTTCGAAGGAACATGGTACCTAGTTCGAGTAGatgaaaaacacagaagaacctACGCTCGGCGCCCCTCTCTAAACGACGACACTTTGGATGAGGGAGTAGGCCTTGTGCCCTCGAGCACTACAGCCGAG catATTCCAAGCCCTGCTAAGAAAGTGCCAAGGCTCCCTGCAACAGCAGCAGAACCTGAAGCAGCTGTCATCAGTAACGGGGAGCATTAA